In a genomic window of Geitlerinema sp. PCC 9228:
- the lipB gene encoding lipoyl(octanoyl) transferase LipB — protein MLEKRRCWLYQLGKIPYPEAWRWQQELLEQRQQNPDLDDVLILLEHPPVYTLGTGSNPDFIHQHTYYPVYRTERGGEVTHHCPGQLVGYPILNLRHHRQDLHWYLRQLEEVLIRVLEDCGLSAHREAGYTGVWVEGYKVAAIGIKVTRWMTMHGFALNVCPDLWGFEAIVPCGITDRPVGSLAQWIPDISLNQVRQQVAHHFARVFDMQLVSAPISSDNR, from the coding sequence ATGCTCGAAAAACGACGTTGTTGGCTTTACCAACTGGGAAAAATCCCCTACCCAGAGGCTTGGCGCTGGCAGCAAGAACTTTTGGAACAACGCCAGCAAAACCCAGATCTAGACGACGTGCTCATTTTGCTGGAACATCCCCCCGTCTACACCCTAGGCACCGGATCCAATCCGGACTTCATACACCAGCATACTTACTATCCAGTGTATCGCACCGAACGGGGTGGTGAGGTAACCCACCACTGTCCCGGGCAACTGGTGGGCTATCCCATTCTCAATCTCCGCCACCACCGGCAAGACCTGCATTGGTACCTGCGCCAGCTCGAAGAAGTGCTCATTCGGGTTTTAGAAGATTGCGGACTTTCTGCCCATCGCGAAGCAGGATACACCGGCGTTTGGGTGGAAGGATACAAAGTAGCAGCCATTGGCATTAAAGTCACTCGCTGGATGACCATGCACGGTTTTGCCCTCAACGTATGCCCCGATTTGTGGGGGTTTGAAGCGATCGTCCCTTGCGGTATTACCGATCGCCCGGTGGGTTCTTTGGCACAATGGATTCCAGATATTTCCCTAAACCAAGTACGCCAGCAAGTTGCCCATCATTTTGCTAGGGTTTTTGACATGCAGTTGGTTAGTGCCCCCATTTCTAGCGACAATAGGTAA
- a CDS encoding cation-translocating P-type ATPase yields the protein MTSSAQMPPSRAPLAETEPCWHSQSPKDVLSHFNSDGTNGLTQSQVQTYTRNYGTNELQEAGGRSALTIFIDQFKNIMLLMLIAVALISGSLDLQAQNFPKDAIAILLIVILNGILGFLQESRAEKALAALKRLSAPLVRIIRNGQIMEVSSRELVPGDIILLEAGAQVAADARLLEASNLQAREAALTGEANPSSKKADIQLEADTPLGDRKNMVFQGTEIMQGRGKAVVTNTGMRTELGRIAAMLQSVQAEATPLQQRMDQLANVLVTGSMILVALVVVGGSIWQIAAFRELLEISLSMAVAVVPEGLPAVITVTLALGTQRMVRRQALIRKLPAVETLGSVTSICSDKTGTLTENKMVAQRIRTATSSLQVSGQGYEPEGKFLSADDGVEVKPEKEATLPVLLLAGVACNDAVLNLEAGEWKIFGDPTEGSLLSLAGKGGIRYNDLNQVLPRVAEFPFSSERKRMSVICQPQEPQKLGNDQLAKFLSAGSEYIMLSKGSPELMLERCGSIYIGGEAGVQPLKDVWKQEILQGNDQLATEGMRVLGLAYKWLSEMPNPEQEETAEQELVWLGLVGMLDAPRLEVKDAVDRCRHAGMRPIMITGDHQLTAVAIAQKLGIYKPGDEILTGQEIARLQPEELEKHIARVSVCARVAPEHKLRIVQILQKQDQIVAMTGDGVNDAPALKQADIGIAMGITGTDVSKEASDMVLLDDNFTTIVAAVEEGRVVYTNIRRFIKYILGSNIGEVFTVAAAPLLLPVADVPLTPLQILWMNLVTDGLPALALALEPPEPRVMERPPFDPRESIFARGLGFYIVRIGVIFTILTLTLMGWAYYHAQVSGDPERWKTMVFTTLCIAQMGHAIAVRSHRLTLETNPFSNLYVLGAVLLTTVLQLMLIYITPLRDFFGTEWLNPTELAICFGFSALMFVWIELEKIVRRIYLRWRKT from the coding sequence ATGACCTCTAGTGCCCAAATGCCTCCTTCCCGAGCGCCGCTGGCAGAAACCGAACCGTGTTGGCACAGCCAATCCCCCAAAGATGTGCTTTCCCATTTCAACAGCGATGGCACCAATGGATTAACCCAAAGTCAAGTTCAAACCTACACGCGCAATTACGGTACCAACGAACTGCAAGAAGCGGGAGGGCGTAGTGCCCTCACCATTTTCATCGATCAGTTCAAAAACATCATGTTGCTGATGCTGATCGCCGTTGCCCTAATTTCGGGAAGTTTGGACCTGCAAGCCCAGAATTTTCCCAAAGATGCGATCGCCATTTTGCTCATCGTCATCTTAAACGGCATTTTGGGATTCCTCCAGGAAAGCCGTGCTGAAAAAGCCCTCGCTGCCCTCAAACGCCTCTCTGCTCCTCTAGTGCGTATCATTCGCAACGGTCAAATCATGGAAGTCTCCTCCAGGGAACTGGTTCCTGGAGATATTATTTTGCTGGAAGCCGGTGCCCAGGTAGCTGCCGATGCCCGGTTGCTAGAAGCTTCCAACCTGCAAGCGCGCGAAGCAGCTTTAACCGGAGAAGCCAACCCCAGCAGCAAAAAAGCTGATATCCAGCTAGAAGCCGACACCCCCCTCGGCGATCGCAAAAACATGGTCTTCCAAGGCACAGAAATCATGCAGGGCAGGGGCAAAGCCGTGGTCACCAACACCGGCATGCGCACGGAACTGGGGCGTATCGCCGCCATGTTGCAGTCGGTACAAGCGGAAGCCACTCCTCTGCAACAGCGTATGGACCAACTTGCCAACGTACTCGTTACTGGCTCCATGATTCTGGTTGCCCTGGTTGTTGTGGGCGGTTCCATCTGGCAAATTGCTGCCTTCCGCGAGTTGCTGGAAATTTCCCTCAGTATGGCAGTGGCGGTGGTTCCCGAAGGGCTGCCAGCGGTGATTACCGTCACCCTTGCCTTGGGCACCCAACGCATGGTGCGCCGCCAGGCTCTCATTCGCAAACTGCCAGCGGTAGAAACCCTGGGTTCGGTGACCAGCATTTGCTCCGACAAAACCGGCACCCTCACGGAAAACAAAATGGTTGCCCAACGGATACGCACCGCGACCAGTTCTTTGCAGGTGAGCGGTCAAGGCTACGAACCCGAGGGGAAATTTTTGAGCGCAGACGATGGCGTGGAAGTCAAGCCGGAGAAAGAAGCCACCCTACCGGTTTTGCTGCTTGCTGGGGTAGCCTGTAACGATGCTGTTCTCAATTTAGAAGCGGGGGAATGGAAAATTTTCGGCGACCCCACCGAAGGTTCCCTGCTCTCCCTAGCGGGAAAAGGCGGCATCCGATACAACGACCTCAACCAGGTGCTCCCCAGAGTGGCGGAATTTCCTTTTTCCTCCGAACGCAAGCGCATGAGCGTTATCTGTCAACCACAAGAACCGCAAAAATTGGGCAACGACCAACTGGCAAAATTTCTCAGCGCCGGTTCGGAATACATTATGCTTAGCAAAGGTTCCCCCGAACTGATGCTGGAACGCTGCGGCAGCATTTATATTGGTGGGGAAGCAGGGGTACAACCCCTCAAAGATGTGTGGAAGCAAGAAATTCTTCAGGGCAACGACCAACTGGCGACTGAAGGCATGCGGGTTCTGGGGTTGGCTTATAAGTGGCTGTCGGAAATGCCCAATCCCGAACAGGAAGAGACTGCCGAACAAGAACTGGTGTGGCTGGGATTGGTGGGGATGCTGGATGCCCCGCGTTTGGAAGTAAAAGATGCGGTGGATCGCTGCCGCCATGCGGGGATGCGCCCGATTATGATTACTGGCGACCATCAACTTACGGCTGTAGCGATCGCGCAAAAGCTAGGGATTTACAAACCTGGGGATGAAATCTTAACCGGACAAGAGATTGCCCGCCTGCAGCCGGAGGAATTAGAAAAACACATTGCTCGTGTCAGTGTATGTGCCCGCGTGGCACCCGAACACAAGCTGCGCATCGTCCAAATCCTACAAAAACAGGACCAAATTGTGGCTATGACTGGGGATGGGGTTAACGATGCCCCGGCGCTCAAGCAAGCAGATATTGGCATTGCCATGGGCATTACTGGTACGGATGTGAGCAAGGAAGCCAGCGATATGGTATTGCTGGACGATAACTTCACCACCATTGTGGCAGCGGTGGAAGAAGGTCGGGTGGTTTACACCAATATTCGCCGTTTTATTAAATATATTCTCGGGTCCAATATTGGCGAGGTGTTTACCGTGGCGGCGGCACCTTTGCTGCTCCCGGTTGCTGATGTGCCCCTGACTCCCCTACAAATTCTGTGGATGAATTTGGTCACCGATGGCTTGCCGGCGCTGGCGTTGGCTTTGGAACCCCCGGAACCCCGGGTGATGGAACGACCGCCTTTTGACCCCCGCGAAAGCATTTTTGCCCGCGGGTTGGGCTTTTATATTGTGCGCATTGGCGTGATTTTTACCATTTTGACGCTAACGCTTATGGGATGGGCATACTACCACGCTCAGGTATCCGGCGACCCGGAACGCTGGAAAACCATGGTTTTTACCACGCTGTGTATTGCCCAGATGGGGCACGCGATCGCGGTTCGTTCCCACCGACTTACTTTGGAGACCAATCCTTTTTCCAACTTATACGTGCTGGGGGCGGTGCTGCTGACGACGGTGTTGCAGCTAATGCTGATTTACATAACGCCTTTGCGCGATTTCTTCGGTACGGAATGGCTCAATCCTACGGAACTGGCCATTTGCTTTGGCTTCAGTGCTTTAATGTTTGTCTGGATCGAACTGGAAAAAATCGTACGCCGTATCTATTTGCGATGGCGCAAAACCTAG
- the recF gene encoding DNA replication/repair protein RecF: MYLQTLYLRQFRNYQEQLVTFSAPKTILVGANAQGKSNLLEAVAFLALLKSYRSTRDRELVCEGAKTGKIRAQVQRDASQVDLAVTLRANSRRTVAVNSTNLRRQWEFLGYLKVVQFSSLDLDLVRGSPAQRRHWLDNLLVQLEPFYAHIRDRYERILRQRNSLLKEARKQLTSGEIHPQGERNENIALWNAQLAAAGTQVMRRRARALSRLTPIASKWHHAISGGQENLEIHYTPNVKSDNAAVESPEEIQKQFLYQLEEKAIAEKFQGTTLVGPHRDEVTFAIDRMPVRQFGSQGQQRTLVLSLKLAELQLIEEVVGEPPLLLLDDVLAELDPNRQHQLLEAIQERFQTLVTATHLEAFDAHWLQTSQILKVDAGEISIPQSC; the protein is encoded by the coding sequence ATGTACTTACAAACTTTGTATTTACGGCAGTTTCGCAACTACCAAGAGCAGTTGGTGACTTTTTCGGCACCAAAAACCATTCTCGTGGGAGCGAATGCCCAGGGAAAATCAAATTTGCTGGAGGCGGTGGCTTTTCTAGCGTTGCTGAAAAGTTATCGCAGTACCCGCGATCGCGAATTGGTGTGCGAAGGGGCAAAAACGGGTAAAATTCGGGCGCAGGTGCAACGGGATGCTTCCCAGGTGGATTTGGCAGTAACCCTGCGTGCCAACAGCCGGCGTACGGTGGCGGTCAACAGTACCAATTTGCGCCGCCAGTGGGAGTTTTTAGGCTATTTAAAGGTGGTGCAGTTCTCTAGTTTGGATTTGGATTTGGTTCGGGGTAGCCCTGCCCAGCGCCGCCATTGGTTGGATAATTTATTAGTACAGTTGGAGCCTTTTTACGCTCATATCCGCGATCGCTACGAACGAATTTTGCGGCAGCGCAACTCTTTACTCAAAGAAGCCAGAAAGCAACTAACCAGTGGCGAAATCCATCCCCAAGGAGAGCGTAACGAAAATATTGCCCTGTGGAATGCCCAACTTGCTGCAGCAGGTACGCAAGTCATGCGCAGGCGCGCTCGAGCTTTGTCTCGTTTGACGCCCATTGCTAGCAAATGGCATCATGCCATCAGTGGCGGTCAAGAAAATTTAGAAATTCATTATACGCCCAATGTTAAATCCGATAATGCGGCGGTAGAATCCCCAGAAGAAATTCAAAAACAGTTTCTATACCAGCTAGAAGAAAAAGCGATCGCGGAAAAATTTCAAGGCACCACTCTAGTTGGTCCCCATCGCGATGAGGTTACATTTGCCATCGACCGGATGCCAGTGAGACAATTTGGTTCTCAAGGGCAGCAGCGAACTCTGGTGCTATCCCTCAAATTAGCCGAACTGCAACTCATTGAAGAAGTGGTGGGGGAACCTCCTTTGTTACTGCTAGACGATGTATTGGCAGAACTAGACCCCAACCGCCAGCACCAACTTTTAGAAGCGATTCAGGAACGGTTCCAAACTCTGGTTACCGCCACCCACTTAGAAGCTTTTGACGCTCATTGGTTGCAGACGTCGCAAATTCTGAAAGTTGATGCCGGTGAAATTTCCATCCCCCAATCTTGCTAG